The following proteins are co-located in the Haloplanus sp. HW8-1 genome:
- a CDS encoding DUF5793 family protein: protein MRRDHFELEAHNIDWVETGETPAEPRVVIDFHGPEETLTDRLTDAEGDILEAGETDVTFRLQDSLDSPDATGVVGVTDRITGDFLLELNEDADDVLRFVRAAREYGQTTGDDGGRYSVVLQIDGEPVATYSKSTFLVYDANGSLLRSKSLIPSGVEL, encoded by the coding sequence ATGAGGCGCGACCACTTCGAGTTGGAAGCACACAATATCGACTGGGTGGAGACCGGGGAGACGCCGGCCGAACCCCGGGTCGTTATCGACTTCCACGGCCCCGAGGAGACGTTGACAGACCGGTTGACCGACGCCGAGGGAGACATCCTGGAAGCGGGCGAGACGGACGTCACCTTCCGGTTGCAGGACTCACTCGATTCGCCCGATGCGACAGGAGTCGTGGGCGTCACCGACCGAATCACCGGCGACTTCCTCCTCGAACTCAACGAGGACGCCGACGACGTGTTGCGGTTCGTCCGCGCCGCCCGTGAGTACGGACAGACTACCGGCGACGACGGCGGGCGCTACAGCGTCGTCCTCCAGATCGACGGCGAACCGGTAGCGACCTACTCAAAGAGTACCTTCCTCGTCTACGACGCCAACGGGAGCCTTCTGCGATCGAAGAGCCTCATCCCGTCGGGCGTCGAACTGTAG